Proteins co-encoded in one Halorussus lipolyticus genomic window:
- a CDS encoding electron transfer flavoprotein subunit alpha/FixB family protein encodes MSDVLAVTEHRRGELRDVSFEVITAGRQLADATGGDLHLAVVGGDTEAFADSLNREGVDAIHTVSVGEEFNHDVYAQAVEALHAEVDPEVLLTPNSVNGLDYAPAVANSLDLPLATDAVDLDYDDGLTVTREMYGSKVETTIEVGGDQQAVTIRGAEWPAAEGVGDAEIAEFEADIDTDAGSTVTGFEEVGGGDVDISEADFIVSIGRGIEEEENLDLIRDLVEATDATLASSRPIVDNGWLPKNRQVGQSGKVVTPTVYLAIGISGAVQHVAGMKGADNIIAVNTDPNAPIFDIADYGIVGDLFEVVPELIEQFE; translated from the coding sequence ATGAGTGACGTGCTGGCCGTCACCGAACACCGCCGAGGAGAACTCCGCGACGTGAGCTTCGAGGTCATCACCGCGGGTCGCCAACTCGCCGACGCGACCGGCGGCGACCTGCACCTCGCCGTCGTCGGCGGCGACACCGAGGCGTTCGCCGACAGCCTCAACCGCGAGGGCGTGGACGCCATCCACACCGTCTCGGTGGGAGAGGAGTTCAACCACGACGTGTACGCCCAAGCCGTCGAGGCCCTCCACGCGGAAGTGGACCCCGAGGTCCTGCTGACGCCCAACAGCGTCAACGGTCTCGACTACGCGCCCGCCGTGGCAAACAGCCTCGACCTGCCGCTGGCGACCGACGCGGTTGACCTCGACTACGACGACGGTCTGACCGTCACCCGCGAGATGTACGGTTCCAAGGTCGAGACGACCATCGAGGTTGGCGGCGACCAGCAGGCCGTCACCATCCGAGGAGCAGAGTGGCCCGCCGCGGAGGGCGTCGGTGACGCCGAAATCGCGGAGTTCGAGGCCGACATCGACACCGACGCGGGTTCGACCGTCACCGGCTTCGAAGAAGTTGGCGGCGGCGACGTGGACATCAGCGAGGCCGACTTCATCGTCTCCATCGGCCGCGGTATCGAGGAGGAGGAGAACCTAGACCTCATCCGTGACCTCGTGGAAGCGACCGACGCGACGCTGGCCTCGTCCCGTCCCATCGTGGACAACGGGTGGCTTCCGAAGAACCGGCAGGTCGGCCAGTCCGGCAAGGTCGTCACGCCGACGGTCTACCTCGCCATCGGCATCTCCGGCGCGGTCCAGCACGTCGCTGGCATGAAGGGCGCTGACAACATCATCGCCGTCAACACCGACCCGAACGCCCCCATCTTCGACATCGCCGACTACGGTATCGTCGGCGACCTGTTCGAGGTCGTTCCGGAACTCATCGAGCAGTTCGAGTAG
- the prf1 gene encoding peptide chain release factor aRF-1 has protein sequence MSEQEGEQSDRKKYEFQKVIEDLRDYEGSGTQLVTIYIPPDKQISDVVAHVTQEHSEASNIKSKQTRTNVQDALTSIKDRLRYYDVYPPDNGIVIFSGAIDSGGGRTDMVTKVLENPPEPIQSFRYHCDSAFLTEPLEHMLADKGLYGLVVLDRREANVGWLKGKRVEPVKSASSLVPGKQRKGGQSAQRFARLRLEAIDNFYQEVAEMANDLFVPERGELDGVLVGGPSPTKDEFLDGDYLHHEIQDKVLGKFDVAYTDESGLYDLVDSAEDALADAEVMKDKNEMEEFFKQLHDGDKATYGFEPTRKNLVMGSVDRLLLSEDLRKDVVVYDCGDKEEYEFIDQRQDTPTHTCEDGTEVEADEREDAIEFLMNIADQRGTETKFISTDFEKGEQLQSAFGGVAGILRYSTGV, from the coding sequence ATGAGCGAGCAGGAAGGCGAGCAGTCCGACAGGAAGAAGTACGAGTTCCAGAAGGTCATCGAGGACCTCAGAGACTACGAGGGCTCCGGGACTCAGCTCGTTACCATCTACATTCCGCCGGACAAGCAAATCAGCGACGTGGTAGCTCACGTCACCCAAGAGCATAGCGAAGCCAGCAACATCAAATCCAAGCAGACCCGGACGAACGTGCAGGACGCGCTCACGTCCATCAAGGACCGCCTGCGCTACTACGACGTCTACCCGCCGGACAACGGCATCGTCATCTTCAGCGGCGCAATCGACAGCGGCGGCGGCCGAACCGACATGGTGACGAAGGTACTGGAGAACCCGCCCGAACCCATCCAGTCCTTCCGCTACCACTGCGACTCGGCGTTCCTGACCGAACCGCTGGAACACATGCTGGCCGACAAGGGCCTCTACGGTCTCGTCGTCCTCGACCGGCGCGAGGCCAACGTCGGATGGCTCAAAGGCAAGCGCGTCGAACCAGTGAAGTCGGCCTCCTCGCTGGTGCCGGGCAAACAGCGCAAAGGTGGTCAGTCCGCCCAGCGTTTCGCCCGCCTGCGCCTCGAAGCCATCGACAACTTCTATCAGGAAGTCGCCGAGATGGCCAACGACCTGTTCGTCCCCGAGCGCGGGGAGTTGGACGGCGTCCTCGTCGGCGGTCCCTCGCCGACCAAAGACGAGTTCTTGGACGGCGACTACCTCCACCACGAGATTCAGGACAAGGTGCTTGGCAAGTTCGACGTGGCCTACACCGACGAGTCGGGCCTCTACGACCTCGTGGACAGCGCCGAGGACGCGCTGGCCGACGCCGAGGTCATGAAGGACAAAAACGAGATGGAGGAGTTCTTCAAGCAACTCCACGACGGCGACAAGGCCACCTACGGGTTCGAGCCGACTCGCAAGAACCTCGTGATGGGGTCGGTTGACCGTCTCCTGCTGTCCGAGGACCTCCGCAAGGACGTGGTGGTCTACGACTGCGGCGACAAGGAGGAGTACGAATTCATCGACCAGCGCCAAGACACGCCGACCCACACCTGCGAGGACGGCACCGAGGTTGAGGCCGACGAGCGCGAGGACGCCATCGAGTTCCTGATGAACATCGCCGACCAGCGCGGCACCGAGACCAAATTCATCTCGACCGACTTCGAGAAGGGCGAGCAGTTGCAGTCGGCGTTCGGCGGCGTCGCCGGGATTCTCCGGTACTCGACCGGCGTGTAA
- a CDS encoding ArsR/SmtB family transcription factor — MSGLIERLQDGTASGDEELRVLNVAGDETDDVLDALGPEMRRDVYRTLFESPGTPSEIAERLDTSVQNLNYHLSTLEDAGLIAPVDTRYSEKGNEMTVYAPATDPLVLVGDRDIRPQVRRSLADVVGGLGILTAASVLVQLGVERLASPAVGRGNVVGPASPTADPTTPGKALAWFVFDLAEPGVVFFCGCLVVVALAAFVMDR, encoded by the coding sequence ATGTCGGGACTCATCGAACGGTTGCAGGACGGGACTGCGAGCGGCGACGAGGAGTTGCGCGTCCTCAACGTGGCGGGCGACGAAACCGACGACGTACTCGACGCGCTCGGACCCGAGATGCGCCGGGACGTGTACCGGACGCTGTTCGAGTCGCCCGGAACGCCCTCGGAAATCGCCGAGCGCCTCGATACCTCGGTCCAGAACCTCAATTATCACCTCTCGACGTTGGAGGACGCCGGGCTAATCGCGCCAGTCGATACGCGCTACTCCGAGAAGGGCAACGAGATGACGGTGTACGCGCCCGCCACCGACCCACTCGTGCTGGTCGGCGACCGGGACATCCGACCGCAGGTCCGGCGCTCGCTGGCGGACGTCGTTGGCGGCCTCGGCATCCTCACGGCGGCGAGCGTCCTCGTCCAGTTGGGCGTGGAACGACTCGCAAGCCCGGCGGTCGGTCGGGGGAACGTGGTCGGTCCGGCGAGTCCGACCGCCGACCCAACCACGCCCGGAAAGGCCCTCGCGTGGTTCGTGTTCGACCTCGCAGAACCGGGCGTCGTCTTCTTCTGCGGGTGTCTGGTCGTCGTCGCGCTCGCCGCGTTCGTGATGGACCGATAG
- a CDS encoding tryptophan--tRNA ligase, giving the protein MTQDDFTVTPYAVRGDVDYDRVLEQFGADELSEQQRDQFPDPGHPLVDRGIFYGGRDVEEFLDAMNSDEQVSIVTGRGPSGPMHVGHVFPFYLAKYLQEQTGAYVYIPMSDDEKYFAKDQDFEDIQHWTRQNIREIMAVGFDPERTRIVVDTADSDVIYPWAAKFAKRYTQSTVDATYGDPENIGLSFYPAVQATHLLLPQLIHGRHRTMVPIAVDQDPHIRLCRDVAAKEDYDVYKPSAMLSRFFPQLKGDGGKMSSSDDAPTLFLSDDRETVRDKIQKYAFSGGQTSLDEHRELGGDPDVDVAYQLLYYFFEEDDEKVAELADDYRSGDLLTGDLKNYAADKVADFLEAHQERKANLDSFETEMERYSLTDEEREKLTGDLLY; this is encoded by the coding sequence ATGACTCAGGACGATTTCACCGTCACTCCGTACGCTGTTCGCGGCGACGTCGATTACGACCGCGTACTGGAGCAGTTCGGTGCCGACGAACTGTCCGAACAACAGCGAGACCAGTTCCCGGACCCCGGCCACCCGCTCGTGGACCGCGGCATCTTCTACGGCGGGCGTGACGTAGAGGAGTTCCTCGACGCGATGAACTCGGACGAGCAGGTTTCTATCGTCACCGGTCGCGGTCCGTCCGGTCCGATGCACGTCGGTCACGTCTTCCCGTTCTATCTCGCCAAGTACCTCCAAGAGCAGACCGGCGCGTACGTCTATATCCCGATGTCCGACGACGAGAAGTACTTCGCCAAGGACCAAGACTTCGAGGACATCCAGCACTGGACGCGACAGAACATCCGGGAAATTATGGCGGTCGGGTTCGACCCCGAGCGAACTCGCATCGTGGTCGATACCGCCGACAGCGACGTTATCTACCCGTGGGCCGCGAAGTTCGCAAAGCGTTACACCCAATCGACCGTCGATGCGACCTACGGCGACCCCGAGAACATCGGCCTGTCGTTCTACCCGGCGGTGCAGGCGACTCACCTCCTGCTCCCGCAACTGATTCACGGTCGCCATCGAACGATGGTGCCGATTGCGGTGGACCAAGACCCCCACATCCGACTCTGCAGGGACGTGGCGGCCAAAGAGGACTACGACGTTTACAAGCCCTCCGCGATGCTCAGTCGCTTCTTCCCGCAACTCAAGGGCGACGGCGGGAAGATGAGCAGTTCCGATGACGCGCCGACGCTCTTTCTCTCCGACGACAGAGAGACTGTCCGCGACAAGATTCAGAAGTACGCCTTCTCGGGCGGCCAGACCTCCTTGGACGAACACCGCGAACTCGGCGGCGACCCGGACGTGGACGTGGCCTACCAACTGCTGTACTACTTCTTCGAGGAGGACGACGAGAAGGTCGCGGAACTCGCCGACGACTACCGAAGCGGCGACCTGTTGACCGGCGACCTGAAGAATTACGCCGCCGACAAGGTGGCCGACTTCCTCGAGGCCCACCAAGAGCGCAAGGCGAACCTCGATTCGTTCGAGACCGAGATGGAACGCTACTCGCTGACCGACGAGGAGCGCGAGAAGTTGACCGGCGACCTGCTGTACTGA
- a CDS encoding radical SAM protein, which yields MISKGCEQCAKGGKMVLFVYGYCDQRDCFYCPLGENRKNVTDVYANERKVESDEDVIAEAKRMDALGTSITGGEPQEAMEKTCRYLSLLKDEFGEDHHTHLYTGITGGRENMRRLSEAGLDEIRFHPPLDLWGDMHGTEWEDILYIAREEGLTPAFEIPGIRAEEEFLEFLDEGAAEFCNVNEFEMSDGNFRRMQEEGYELQDGHMSAVEGSKEILDTMGDHERVYFCTSVFKDAAQHRNRMKRMAENIRREFDDVTDDGTLVYGKTWEPERRLEELGVPDEFYTVKSDHIELAWWLLEEMVQEGDVEKGEIVEQYPTVDGQVVERTPLA from the coding sequence ATGATTTCGAAGGGTTGCGAACAGTGCGCCAAGGGAGGCAAGATGGTCCTCTTCGTCTACGGCTACTGCGACCAGCGGGACTGCTTCTACTGCCCCCTCGGCGAAAACCGCAAGAACGTAACCGACGTGTACGCCAACGAGCGGAAAGTCGAGTCCGACGAGGACGTAATTGCCGAGGCCAAGCGCATGGACGCCCTCGGGACCTCCATCACGGGCGGCGAACCCCAAGAGGCGATGGAGAAGACGTGTCGGTATCTCTCCTTGCTCAAAGACGAGTTCGGCGAGGACCACCACACGCACCTCTACACCGGTATCACCGGCGGGCGCGAGAACATGCGCAGACTCTCGGAAGCGGGCTTGGACGAGATTCGATTCCATCCGCCCCTCGACCTGTGGGGCGACATGCACGGCACCGAGTGGGAGGACATCCTCTACATCGCCCGCGAGGAGGGCTTGACCCCCGCGTTCGAGATTCCGGGCATCCGGGCCGAAGAGGAGTTCCTCGAATTCTTGGACGAGGGTGCCGCGGAGTTCTGTAACGTCAACGAGTTCGAGATGAGCGACGGGAACTTCCGCCGGATGCAGGAGGAGGGGTACGAACTCCAAGACGGTCACATGAGCGCCGTCGAAGGCTCGAAAGAGATTCTCGATACGATGGGCGACCACGAGCGAGTCTACTTCTGCACCTCGGTCTTCAAGGACGCCGCCCAGCACCGCAATCGGATGAAGCGGATGGCAGAGAACATCCGCCGGGAGTTCGACGACGTGACCGACGACGGCACGCTGGTCTACGGCAAGACGTGGGAACCCGAGCGCCGACTCGAAGAACTCGGCGTGCCCGACGAGTTCTACACCGTCAAGTCCGACCACATCGAACTCGCGTGGTGGCTGTTGGAGGAGATGGTCCAAGAGGGCGACGTGGAGAAGGGAGAAATCGTGGAGCAGTACCCGACCGTGGACGGGCAAGTGGTCGAGCGGACGCCGCTGGCCTGA
- the minD gene encoding cell division ATPase MinD: MSDTVYAIASGKGGVGKTTTAINLGAMLADRGHSVVVVDTDLGMANLADFLDFEIETPTLHEVLAGDADPEAGIYRAPGDIDVLPSATDIEAFVKSDPANLQDVVADLREEYDYVLLDTGAGVSYDTLVPLALADGVLLVATPDVASVRDTAKTGELAERVETEVRGAVLTQRSSDILNADDVEETLGTDVLAVIPEDEAVPMGIDAGRPLASFAPNAPAGKAYRDLSAVLTGEADPDPELESVADADPDPELEPAPADASVDESPFDMSDEESSGGTGAGEDTADRSTSDSETPETESPRSEPSATESFGGDEPDAEPVSGGGSEDPLSADAAQNVRDAIGSESGGDVDSLFASKDDEADSETPDESESEETDGADETGDSGGLGGGSARSVDDLINEHISDERLRDDTDGDGDDPLAEMDAGLSGGSADADDEGDPLSTEDPFADESEGDDAEADETDEWTGDDQSDAGDSGIPFENRDRSSQASAPATPGEQQTTGELQTGGSSDDPLSAGGETVGSEAGGGDSPSSESTDSEAHRGEIAGSEADRDSTGGNDAAPSDGLAEDESSERGDEDESPASSLESDSSDDEKSSENGGVLGRLGSIFK, from the coding sequence ATGTCCGACACGGTATATGCGATAGCGAGCGGCAAAGGAGGTGTCGGGAAGACGACGACTGCCATCAACCTCGGCGCGATGCTGGCCGACCGAGGACACTCGGTGGTCGTCGTGGACACCGACCTCGGGATGGCCAACCTCGCGGACTTCCTCGATTTCGAAATCGAGACGCCGACGCTCCACGAGGTGCTGGCGGGCGACGCCGACCCGGAGGCGGGCATCTACCGAGCGCCGGGCGACATCGACGTTCTGCCGAGTGCGACCGACATCGAGGCGTTCGTCAAGTCCGACCCGGCGAACCTGCAAGACGTGGTGGCTGACCTCCGCGAGGAGTACGATTACGTCCTGCTGGACACGGGCGCAGGCGTCAGTTACGACACGCTCGTCCCGCTGGCGCTGGCCGACGGCGTGCTACTGGTGGCGACGCCGGACGTGGCGTCGGTCCGGGACACCGCCAAGACCGGCGAACTCGCCGAGCGCGTCGAAACCGAGGTCCGGGGTGCGGTCCTGACCCAGCGCAGTAGCGACATCCTCAACGCCGACGACGTAGAGGAGACCCTCGGCACCGACGTACTGGCGGTGATTCCCGAGGACGAGGCCGTCCCGATGGGCATCGACGCCGGGCGGCCGCTGGCCTCGTTCGCACCGAACGCGCCCGCCGGGAAGGCCTACCGCGACCTCTCTGCGGTGCTGACCGGCGAAGCCGACCCGGACCCCGAACTCGAATCGGTCGCCGACGCCGACCCGGACCCCGAACTCGAACCAGCGCCGGCCGACGCGAGCGTCGATGAGTCTCCCTTCGATATGTCCGACGAGGAGTCCTCCGGCGGGACTGGGGCCGGCGAAGACACGGCCGACCGGAGTACGTCCGACAGCGAGACGCCCGAGACGGAATCGCCCCGTTCCGAGCCTTCGGCGACCGAATCCTTCGGAGGCGACGAACCCGACGCCGAACCCGTGAGCGGCGGCGGGTCGGAGGACCCGCTTAGCGCCGACGCGGCCCAGAACGTCCGGGACGCCATCGGCAGTGAGTCCGGCGGCGACGTGGATTCGCTGTTTGCGAGCAAGGACGACGAAGCTGACTCCGAGACCCCCGACGAGAGCGAATCCGAGGAGACCGACGGCGCGGACGAAACGGGCGACTCGGGCGGACTGGGCGGCGGGAGCGCCCGAAGCGTGGACGACCTCATCAACGAACACATCAGCGACGAACGCCTCCGCGACGACACCGACGGCGACGGCGACGACCCCTTAGCCGAGATGGACGCCGGTCTCTCCGGCGGGAGCGCCGACGCCGACGACGAGGGCGACCCCCTCAGCACCGAGGACCCCTTCGCCGACGAGAGCGAGGGCGACGACGCCGAGGCCGACGAGACCGACGAGTGGACCGGAGACGACCAGTCCGACGCGGGCGACAGCGGCATCCCCTTCGAGAACCGCGACCGCAGTTCGCAGGCGAGCGCCCCGGCCACGCCCGGCGAACAGCAAACCACCGGCGAGTTGCAGACCGGTGGCTCCTCGGACGACCCGCTGTCTGCCGGTGGCGAAACCGTCGGTTCCGAGGCCGGCGGTGGCGACTCCCCCAGTTCCGAATCCACCGATAGCGAGGCCCATCGCGGCGAAATCGCCGGTTCAGAGGCCGACCGCGATTCGACCGGTGGAAACGACGCCGCACCGAGCGACGGCCTCGCAGAGGACGAGTCCAGCGAGCGCGGCGACGAGGACGAATCGCCCGCCAGCAGTCTCGAATCGGACAGTTCCGACGACGAGAAATCGAGCGAGAACGGCGGCGTCCTCGGGCGTCTCGGGTCGATATTCAAGTGA
- a CDS encoding S8 family serine peptidase — MASLEFRRALAIAVLGVVTLAGGLGLLATSLSADTDRPATAADVSSVGPTVSTLHDAGATGENVTVGVLDVTGFDTSSAILDGRVADARAFAPGESVPNDGNNAHGTETAETVARVAPSAGLHLATFDSLEGYRRAVEWLVAEDADVIVAPVSFYGMTGDGTSAVADVAERATRKGVVFVSPAGNLGQSHWTGRYRRVENGTLAFEEGTRNYLRNGGRDVTVWLSWDDAHHSEDYTARLYWTDGSESRLVARSHPYSGDGVPNERIVARVQSGTYYVTVEGPANATGARLRLSSPTHDFQHVEPAGSIVAPASDPAVLAVGAYDSDAEQVAPFSSRGPTPDGRDGIDLLAPSNPAVVDAGHFGGTSASTAYVGGVAALVRDRRPELSPRGVERRLETTAVEAGDPGPDSVAGHGLLRPLRAVGVERNATT, encoded by the coding sequence ATGGCGTCTCTCGAATTCCGGCGCGCGCTGGCGATTGCCGTCCTCGGCGTCGTCACGCTTGCCGGAGGACTCGGCCTCCTCGCCACGTCTCTGTCGGCCGACACGGACAGACCGGCGACAGCGGCGGACGTGTCGTCGGTCGGGCCGACAGTCTCGACGCTCCACGACGCGGGCGCGACCGGCGAGAACGTGACTGTCGGCGTTCTCGACGTGACCGGGTTCGACACGTCGTCCGCGATACTCGACGGGCGGGTCGCCGACGCCAGAGCGTTCGCTCCGGGAGAGTCAGTCCCCAACGACGGCAACAACGCCCACGGGACCGAAACTGCCGAGACCGTCGCCCGCGTCGCCCCGAGCGCCGGCCTCCATTTGGCGACCTTCGACTCGCTCGAGGGGTACCGACGCGCGGTCGAATGGCTGGTCGCCGAGGACGCGGACGTGATTGTCGCGCCGGTGTCGTTCTACGGGATGACCGGAGACGGCACGTCGGCCGTCGCGGATGTCGCCGAGCGCGCCACCCGGAAGGGAGTCGTCTTCGTCTCGCCGGCCGGAAACCTCGGGCAGAGCCACTGGACCGGTCGGTATCGCCGCGTCGAGAACGGGACCCTCGCGTTCGAGGAGGGGACGCGGAACTACCTCCGGAACGGTGGGCGGGACGTGACGGTCTGGCTATCGTGGGACGACGCCCACCACAGCGAGGACTACACCGCCCGCCTCTACTGGACCGACGGGAGCGAGAGCAGACTGGTCGCGCGGTCACACCCCTATTCCGGCGACGGCGTGCCGAACGAGCGCATCGTTGCTCGCGTCCAGTCGGGGACCTACTACGTCACCGTCGAAGGCCCTGCGAACGCGACGGGTGCCCGCCTGCGACTCTCCTCGCCGACCCACGACTTCCAGCACGTCGAACCGGCCGGGAGCATCGTCGCCCCGGCGAGCGACCCGGCGGTCCTCGCGGTCGGCGCGTACGATTCGGACGCCGAGCAGGTCGCGCCGTTCAGTTCCCGCGGACCGACCCCGGACGGTCGGGACGGCATCGACCTCCTCGCACCGAGCAATCCGGCCGTGGTAGACGCCGGTCACTTCGGTGGCACGTCGGCGTCAACCGCATACGTCGGTGGCGTGGCCGCGCTCGTCCGGGACCGACGACCGGAACTCTCACCGCGAGGAGTGGAGCGGCGACTGGAGACGACCGCAGTCGAGGCGGGCGACCCCGGTCCCGATTCGGTCGCGGGGCACGGCCTGCTCCGTCCCCTCCGAGCGGTCGGCGTCGAACGCAACGCGACGACTTAA
- a CDS encoding BGTF surface domain-containing protein, whose translation MTVPRSTFLTAAFAVLLVSAGVLGSAAHAVEASADTTTTTDAAGDATILSDGETLVLQPEENQTIRGETTLEPGTNLSVMVRGDDPKLLKTNVVTVTKQGTFSANFDFSAADGAQIEVRVYRGDAQLATASGEVACGGGCADATTTDSASMPTTETTAESDGLLDRFTSGVGMIALGSVLAIAGIGVVLGLFRT comes from the coding sequence ATGACGGTGCCGCGCTCGACGTTCCTCACCGCCGCCTTCGCGGTACTCCTCGTGAGTGCAGGCGTCCTCGGTTCGGCGGCGCACGCGGTCGAAGCCAGTGCGGACACGACGACCACGACCGACGCCGCTGGCGACGCGACGATTCTGTCCGACGGCGAGACGCTGGTCCTGCAACCCGAGGAGAACCAGACGATTCGAGGCGAGACGACGCTCGAACCCGGAACCAATCTCAGCGTCATGGTCCGCGGTGACGACCCGAAGCTTCTCAAAACGAACGTCGTGACCGTCACCAAGCAGGGCACCTTCTCAGCAAACTTCGACTTCAGTGCCGCAGACGGCGCGCAAATCGAGGTCCGAGTCTACCGAGGAGACGCCCAACTGGCGACGGCCTCCGGAGAGGTGGCCTGTGGCGGTGGGTGTGCGGACGCGACGACGACCGACTCGGCGTCGATGCCGACGACCGAGACCACCGCTGAGAGCGATGGTCTCCTCGACCGGTTCACCAGCGGCGTCGGGATGATAGCACTCGGGAGTGTTCTCGCTATCGCCGGTATCGGCGTCGTCCTCGGCCTGTTCCGGACCTGA
- a CDS encoding DUF373 family protein: protein MLLVLCVDLDDDLGRKTDFDTPVIGRDNVEAAAVSLATADPEDSDVNVMFEGVHLADRIDDETVEVAVVTGLEGGDIAANRAVGDEVDEVLASLSTSEEVQAVIVTDGAQDESVIPVIRSRVPIDGVRRVVVRQAQDLESMYYTIKQVLDDPETRGTILVPLGILLLIYPLAIISDSLGLPGAAVFGVTSGLLGLYVLGRGLGVERLLDRAADKARNSLYAGRVTLITYVVAAALLVIGGVRGAETLNAVKSGANSPVGPVRVLAALVYGAVTWFTAAGITTSLGQITDEYLADRFRWRYLNAPFYVLSIAVVLHAVSAYFLDRVPLTYLAIWLTAGTLLGLTSTLAFAIAESRRSRRAEQVS, encoded by the coding sequence ATGCTGTTGGTCCTGTGCGTGGACCTCGACGACGACCTCGGCAGAAAGACCGACTTCGACACGCCCGTCATCGGGCGCGACAACGTCGAGGCCGCCGCGGTCTCGCTAGCCACCGCCGACCCCGAGGACAGCGACGTGAACGTCATGTTCGAGGGCGTCCACCTCGCGGACCGAATCGACGACGAGACCGTCGAGGTCGCGGTCGTCACGGGTCTCGAAGGCGGGGACATCGCGGCGAACCGAGCAGTCGGCGACGAGGTTGACGAGGTGCTGGCCAGTCTCTCGACCAGCGAGGAGGTCCAAGCGGTCATCGTCACCGACGGGGCACAGGACGAGAGCGTCATCCCGGTCATCCGCTCCAGAGTCCCAATCGACGGCGTTCGCCGGGTGGTCGTCCGGCAGGCCCAAGACCTCGAATCGATGTACTACACCATCAAGCAGGTCTTGGACGACCCGGAAACTCGCGGGACGATTCTCGTCCCCCTCGGCATCCTCCTGCTCATCTACCCGCTCGCTATCATCTCGGATTCGCTGGGGCTTCCCGGCGCGGCGGTGTTCGGCGTGACCTCGGGCCTGCTGGGTCTCTACGTCCTCGGGAGAGGTCTCGGCGTCGAGCGCCTGCTGGACCGCGCCGCGGACAAGGCCAGAAACAGCCTCTATGCTGGCCGCGTGACGCTCATCACCTACGTCGTCGCGGCGGCCCTGCTGGTCATCGGCGGAGTCCGCGGCGCGGAGACGCTGAACGCGGTCAAGAGCGGTGCGAACAGTCCCGTGGGTCCGGTCCGGGTGCTGGCCGCGCTGGTCTACGGGGCCGTGACGTGGTTCACCGCCGCGGGCATCACGACAAGCCTCGGCCAAATCACCGACGAGTATCTGGCCGACCGCTTCCGGTGGCGCTACCTCAACGCGCCGTTCTACGTCCTCTCCATCGCGGTGGTCCTCCACGCGGTCAGCGCCTACTTCCTCGACAGGGTGCCCCTGACCTACCTCGCCATCTGGCTGACCGCGGGGACTCTGCTGGGACTCACCAGCACGTTGGCGTTCGCTATCGCCGAATCCCGGCGGTCAAGACGTGCAGAACAGGTCAGCTAG
- a CDS encoding polyprenyl synthetase family protein codes for MDYPESRRALVEERLETVLDRVEPSELADEVRHVALSGGKRVRPTVTVLSCEAAGGDADDAVDFAVGVELVHDASLVVDDIIDDSDTRRGSASAWAEYGYAPAIVASDGLIGEAFELFSPDPRAMEAVADAMVELGEGEATELVARPTNREEYMELARRKTGALFRSAAELGAIAADANPATVEAFGEYAEKVGVAFQIRDDVLDATADADALGKPTGHDAEMGRPSIVRVTDLTAEEADELAHEQSDAALAALDRAETPDLTATDYLRDLAAFVVTREH; via the coding sequence ATGGATTATCCCGAGTCCCGGAGGGCGCTGGTCGAGGAGCGCCTCGAAACGGTCCTCGACCGCGTCGAACCGTCGGAACTCGCCGACGAGGTTCGCCACGTCGCGCTGTCGGGGGGCAAGCGCGTCCGGCCGACCGTCACCGTGCTGTCCTGCGAGGCCGCAGGGGGTGACGCCGACGACGCCGTGGACTTCGCGGTCGGCGTCGAACTCGTCCACGACGCCTCGCTGGTCGTGGACGACATCATCGACGATTCGGACACCCGCAGAGGGAGCGCCAGCGCGTGGGCCGAGTACGGGTACGCGCCGGCCATCGTCGCCAGTGACGGTCTCATCGGCGAGGCCTTCGAACTCTTCTCGCCGGACCCGCGAGCGATGGAAGCGGTCGCCGACGCGATGGTCGAACTCGGCGAGGGTGAGGCCACCGAACTCGTCGCCCGGCCGACCAACCGCGAGGAGTACATGGAACTCGCCCGCAGAAAGACCGGGGCGCTGTTCCGGTCGGCGGCCGAGTTGGGCGCGATTGCGGCCGACGCAAATCCCGCCACGGTCGAGGCGTTCGGCGAGTACGCCGAGAAGGTCGGTGTCGCCTTCCAGATTCGAGACGACGTGTTAGACGCCACCGCCGACGCCGACGCCCTTGGCAAGCCAACCGGCCACGACGCCGAGATGGGCCGACCCTCCATCGTCCGCGTGACCGACCTGACCGCCGAGGAGGCAGACGAGTTGGCCCACGAGCAGTCCGACGCCGCGCTGGCCGCCCTCGACAGAGCCGAGACGCCCGACCTGACCGCAACCGACTATCTGCGGGACTTGGCGGCGTTCGTGGTAACTCGGGAACACTGA